A genomic stretch from Candidatus Methylomirabilota bacterium includes:
- the egtB gene encoding ergothioneine biosynthesis protein EgtB, which yields MRQRYQTVREVTERLCAPLAVEDYVVQVMADASPAKWHLAHTTWFFETFVLEAFQPDYRPLEPRYRYLFNSYYNAVGAQFPRPERGHLSRPTVAEVYAYRAHVDKAMAELLDRQAADAAPALIDVVTLGLHHEQQHQELILTDLKAMFGVNPLAPAYQTVPLPRDRHVAGLAFIDVPGGLVAIGYEGADFAFDNERPRHEVRLRPYRLASRPVTNGEYLVFMAADGYRRPELWLSDGWATAQAQGWQAPLYWHHRDGAWWVYTLSGLEPVDPEAPVTHVSYYEADAYARWGGRRLPTEQEWEHAAAERPIDGHFQEAGFYQPLPSADRGRFVQLFGDVWEWTQSPHVAYPGFRPLSGGLGEYNGKFMVNQLVLRGGSCATPRSHMRVSYRNFFPPGARWQFSGIRLAEDA from the coding sequence ATGCGCCAACGCTACCAGACCGTACGCGAGGTGACCGAGCGCCTCTGCGCGCCGCTCGCCGTCGAGGACTACGTGGTTCAGGTGATGGCGGACGCCAGTCCGGCCAAGTGGCATCTGGCCCACACCACGTGGTTCTTCGAAACCTTCGTTCTGGAGGCATTCCAGCCGGACTACCGGCCGCTGGAGCCCCGGTACAGGTATCTCTTCAACTCCTACTACAACGCCGTGGGCGCCCAGTTCCCCCGGCCCGAGCGCGGACATCTGTCCCGGCCCACCGTCGCCGAGGTCTACGCCTATCGGGCCCACGTCGACAAGGCGATGGCCGAGCTGCTAGACCGGCAGGCCGCGGACGCCGCCCCGGCGCTCATCGACGTGGTCACCCTGGGCCTGCATCACGAGCAGCAGCACCAGGAATTGATCCTCACGGACCTCAAGGCCATGTTCGGGGTCAATCCACTCGCCCCCGCCTATCAGACGGTCCCGCTGCCCCGAGACCGACACGTCGCGGGCCTGGCATTCATCGACGTGCCTGGGGGCCTGGTCGCCATCGGCTATGAGGGCGCCGACTTCGCTTTCGACAACGAGCGGCCGCGTCACGAGGTCCGTCTGCGGCCCTACCGGCTAGCGTCGCGGCCGGTGACCAACGGCGAGTATCTGGTGTTCATGGCGGCCGACGGGTATCGACGCCCGGAGCTCTGGCTGTCGGACGGATGGGCGACGGCTCAGGCCCAGGGCTGGCAGGCGCCTCTCTACTGGCATCACCGCGACGGCGCCTGGTGGGTCTACACCCTGTCGGGGCTCGAGCCCGTGGACCCGGAGGCGCCGGTGACGCACGTGAGCTACTACGAGGCCGACGCCTATGCCCGCTGGGGCGGCCGGCGCCTGCCGACGGAGCAGGAGTGGGAGCACGCGGCGGCCGAGCGACCGATCGACGGTCATTTCCAGGAAGCCGGGTTCTACCAGCCGCTGCCCTCGGCCGATCGGGGGCGATTCGTCCAGCTCTTCGGCGACGTCTGGGAGTGGACGCAGAGCCCCCACGTGGCCTACCCGGGGTTCCGCCCGCTGAGCGGCGGGCTCGGCGAGTACAACGGGAAGTTCATGGTCAATCAGCTCGTGCTGCGCGGCGGCTCCTGTGCCACGCCCCGCTCGCACATGCGGGTCAGCTACCGCAACTTCTTCCCGCCCGGCGCCCGCTGGCAGTTCTCGGGAATCCGGCTGGCCGAGGACGCCTGA
- a CDS encoding ATP-binding cassette domain-containing protein, translating to MATVEIREVRKRFGEVHAVDGVDLATKEGEFLVLLGPSGCGKTTLLRMIAGLEQPTSGEILIGGQVVNDMPPRARRIAMVFQSYALYPHMTVYRNIAFPLKAQGVAGAEIERKVQWAAGLFGIDRLLQRKPRQLSGGERQRVALARAVVREPAVFLLDEPLSNLDAKLRASARDELQQFQRRIGTTTIYVTHDQIEAMGLGDRIAVMQGGRVRQLGTPAEVYGEPADTFVAGFLGSPPMNILTHRDGLVGFRPEHFLPKTARDDGARLAVFPFRVTRLEYLGADRLIYGVLEGNFADAKVIARFPYTVTTVVEPGQRYDFTVPEHELKFFDTRTGLRAPARPL from the coding sequence ATGGCAACGGTAGAGATCAGAGAAGTCCGCAAGCGCTTCGGCGAGGTCCACGCCGTCGACGGTGTGGACCTCGCGACCAAGGAAGGCGAGTTCCTCGTCCTGCTCGGACCCTCGGGCTGTGGCAAGACGACGCTATTGCGCATGATCGCCGGGCTGGAGCAGCCCACCTCGGGCGAGATCCTCATCGGCGGCCAGGTGGTCAACGACATGCCGCCACGGGCCCGGCGGATCGCCATGGTCTTTCAGTCCTACGCGCTCTATCCGCACATGACCGTCTACCGGAACATCGCCTTCCCCCTCAAGGCCCAGGGCGTGGCCGGCGCGGAGATCGAGCGGAAGGTGCAGTGGGCGGCCGGCCTCTTCGGCATCGACCGGCTGCTCCAGCGCAAGCCCCGCCAGCTCTCCGGCGGCGAGCGCCAGCGCGTGGCCCTGGCTCGCGCCGTCGTCCGCGAGCCGGCGGTGTTCCTGCTCGACGAGCCGCTGTCCAACCTGGACGCCAAGCTGCGGGCCTCGGCCCGCGACGAGCTGCAGCAGTTCCAGCGGCGCATCGGCACCACCACCATCTACGTCACCCATGACCAGATCGAGGCCATGGGCCTGGGCGATCGGATCGCCGTCATGCAAGGCGGGCGGGTGCGGCAGCTCGGCACCCCGGCGGAAGTCTACGGCGAGCCGGCCGACACCTTCGTGGCCGGGTTCCTGGGCTCGCCGCCCATGAACATCCTCACGCACCGTGACGGCCTGGTCGGCTTCCGCCCCGAGCACTTCCTGCCCAAGACCGCCCGCGACGATGGCGCCCGGCTTGCCGTGTTCCCGTTCCGGGTGACGCGCCTGGAGTACCTGGGCGCCGACCGTCTCATCTACGGGGTGCTCGAAGGCAACTTCGCCGACGCCAAGGTCATCGCCCGGTTCCCCTACACCGTCACCACGGTCGTGGAGCCTGGGCAGCGGTACGACTTCACGGTGCCGGAGCACGAGCTGAAGTTCTTCGACACCCGGACGGGGCTGCGCGCCCCCGCCCGACCGCTGTGA
- a CDS encoding acyl-CoA desaturase translates to MKFASDQAFHSELRRRVEEYFRTTGRRQRDCWQMYVKTAILVASFALVYTLLVFVADTWWQGLLLAVLLGLAAAGIGFNVQHDGGHHAYSRWPWVNKLMALTLELMGGSSYVWRWKHAVIHHTYVNITGHDTDIDLGVLGRLSPHQKRFAYHRWQHFYLWPLYGLLAIKWQLVDDFRKLITGRISNQPFPRPRGWDLVIFVAGKVMFFTLAFGIPIWFNSVKSVLVYYAVAGVVAGIVLSVVFQAAHCVEEADFPLAQADGGRIASAWAVHQAQTTVNFARRSRLAAWLLGGLNFQIEHHLFPRISHAHYPAISRLVEEVCREFGVKYAEHASFWAAMASHFRWLRRMGMPTATG, encoded by the coding sequence GTGAAATTCGCGAGCGATCAGGCGTTCCACAGCGAGCTCCGGCGGCGGGTCGAGGAGTACTTCCGTACCACCGGCCGTCGACAGCGCGACTGCTGGCAGATGTACGTCAAGACGGCGATCCTCGTGGCCAGCTTCGCACTCGTGTACACCCTGCTGGTGTTCGTGGCCGATACCTGGTGGCAAGGTCTCCTGCTAGCCGTGCTGCTGGGGCTGGCGGCGGCCGGCATCGGATTCAACGTTCAGCACGACGGCGGCCATCACGCCTATTCGCGCTGGCCCTGGGTCAACAAGCTGATGGCGCTGACGCTGGAGCTGATGGGCGGTAGCTCATACGTCTGGCGGTGGAAGCACGCAGTGATCCACCACACCTACGTCAACATCACGGGTCACGACACCGACATCGATCTCGGCGTCCTCGGCCGGCTGAGCCCGCACCAGAAGCGATTCGCCTATCACCGCTGGCAGCACTTCTACCTGTGGCCGCTCTACGGATTGCTGGCCATCAAGTGGCAGCTGGTGGACGACTTCCGCAAGCTCATCACTGGCCGGATCAGCAACCAGCCGTTTCCGCGGCCCCGGGGCTGGGACCTGGTCATCTTCGTCGCCGGCAAGGTCATGTTCTTCACGCTGGCCTTCGGGATCCCGATCTGGTTCAACTCCGTGAAGTCCGTGCTCGTGTACTACGCGGTGGCCGGGGTGGTGGCGGGCATCGTGCTGAGCGTCGTGTTCCAGGCGGCGCACTGTGTCGAAGAGGCGGATTTCCCGCTGGCCCAGGCCGACGGCGGGCGCATCGCCAGCGCCTGGGCCGTCCACCAGGCGCAGACCACGGTGAACTTCGCCCGGCGCAGCCGGCTGGCCGCCTGGCTGCTGGGCGGCCTGAACTTCCAGATCGAGCACCACCTGTTCCCCCGGATCAGCCACGCTCACTACCCGGCGATCTCGCGGCTCGTGGAAGAGGTCTGCCGGGAGTTCGGGGTGAAGTACGCGGAGCACGCCTCGTTCTGGGCCGCCATGGCCTCGCACTTCCGCTGGTTGCGGCGGATGGGGATGCCCACGGCGACCGGATGA
- a CDS encoding carbohydrate ABC transporter permease — translation MSGRYRAQRVARRGGHLGLIALFTIFSAFPFYWMLITTFKRTPDLLKRGNNPFIYNQPPTMENVRILFNDTLYTQWLINTLLVGALVVAITLVLALPAGYALARLTGRAGEQLGIAIFLTYLVPPTLLFIPMARLIGDLGLQDSLWSLVLVYPSFTVPFCTWLLMGFFKAIPKDLEEAAMIDGHSRFGAFVKVVIPVSIAGILTVVIFTLTLVMQEFVYALTFITAARNYTVSVGVPTFLVHGDVYFWGSLMAGCFIASVPIAIIYNFFVDRFIAGFTVGAIK, via the coding sequence ATGTCGGGGCGCTACCGAGCGCAACGGGTCGCGCGGCGGGGGGGCCACCTGGGCCTCATCGCGCTGTTCACCATCTTCAGCGCCTTTCCCTTCTACTGGATGCTCATCACCACCTTCAAGCGAACGCCGGATCTGCTCAAGCGGGGCAACAACCCGTTCATCTACAACCAGCCGCCCACGATGGAGAACGTCCGGATCCTGTTCAACGACACGCTCTACACCCAGTGGCTCATCAACACGCTGCTGGTAGGGGCGCTGGTCGTGGCCATCACGCTGGTGCTGGCCCTGCCCGCCGGCTACGCCCTGGCCCGCCTCACCGGCCGGGCGGGCGAGCAGCTCGGCATCGCCATCTTCCTGACCTACCTGGTACCGCCGACCCTGCTCTTCATCCCCATGGCGCGGCTGATCGGCGACCTCGGGCTGCAGGACTCGCTCTGGTCGCTCGTGCTCGTCTACCCGTCCTTCACGGTCCCCTTCTGCACGTGGCTGCTCATGGGTTTCTTCAAGGCGATCCCCAAAGACCTGGAAGAGGCGGCCATGATCGACGGCCACAGCCGCTTCGGGGCCTTCGTGAAGGTGGTGATCCCGGTCTCCATCGCCGGCATCCTGACCGTCGTCATCTTCACGCTGACGCTGGTGATGCAGGAGTTCGTCTACGCCCTGACCTTCATCACGGCGGCGCGTAACTACACCGTGAGCGTGGGGGTCCCCACCTTCCTCGTCCACGGCGACGTGTACTTCTGGGGCTCGCTGATGGCCGGCTGCTTCATCGCCAGCGTGCCCATCGCGATCATCTACAACTTCTTCGTCGACCGCTTCATCGCCGGCTTCACGGTGGGCGCCATCAAGTAG
- the trxA gene encoding thioredoxin gives MSEPELIRCPACGATNRVPRDKIAQGRQAVCGRCKGPLPLASTPVTVTDATFPTAVEGSPLPVLLDLWAAWCGPCRMLEPVIEELATELAGRVRVAKLNIDENPKTAARYNVRSIPTLLVLKGGQEVDRIVGVQPKAEIARRLQRLIA, from the coding sequence ATGAGTGAGCCCGAGCTGATCCGTTGTCCGGCGTGTGGCGCGACCAATCGTGTCCCGCGAGACAAGATCGCGCAGGGGCGGCAAGCGGTCTGCGGGCGGTGCAAAGGGCCGCTGCCCCTCGCCAGCACGCCGGTGACGGTCACCGATGCCACGTTTCCCACGGCGGTCGAGGGCTCGCCGCTCCCGGTGCTCCTGGACCTGTGGGCGGCGTGGTGCGGGCCCTGCCGGATGCTCGAGCCAGTGATCGAGGAGCTGGCAACGGAACTGGCCGGACGGGTGCGCGTGGCGAAGCTGAATATCGATGAGAATCCGAAGACGGCGGCTCGCTATAACGTTCGCAGCATCCCGACCCTGCTGGTCCTCAAGGGCGGACAGGAAGTCGACCGGATCGTGGGGGTGCAACCCAAAGCCGAGATCGCCCGGCGCCTGCAACGACTCATCGCCTGA
- a CDS encoding twin-arginine translocation signal domain-containing protein codes for MDRRKFLTTTAGAAAAGLGANIIVPGRASAQRKKLRILQWVHFVPAYDEWFNKKFAVEWGQKNDTEVTVDNIGIAGVNARGAAEISAQKGHDLFLYNWPPPVVEEQTVDMKDVYQEVERKFGKPIELGLKSTYNPKTKKYYAFSPSFTPDPVNYRQDLFGQVGMAGGPRTWDEVRVKGAEIKKKTGMPVGIGLANEIDTAMALRTIMYAHGAHEQDEKHNLTLNSKQTLETIKFVKALFQEAMTPEVFTWDASSNNRAMIAGKLSLALNAISITRTAEKDDPEISKKIQLTKALKGPVRAIGLEHVMQCYVIWKFAENIDGAKKFLIDYVSNFRDAFVAGQFYDFPCFEKTVPDIKKLIANDPKAHPADKYKVLEDVLSWATNIGYPGYANAAIDEIYGTWVLNVMFAKAASGASTPEAALSEADAQCKRIYAKWKEKRLV; via the coding sequence GTGGACCGCAGGAAGTTTCTGACCACGACGGCGGGGGCGGCGGCGGCCGGCCTCGGGGCCAACATCATCGTGCCCGGCCGCGCCAGCGCCCAGCGCAAGAAGTTGCGCATCTTGCAATGGGTGCACTTCGTGCCCGCCTATGACGAGTGGTTCAACAAGAAGTTCGCCGTGGAGTGGGGCCAGAAGAACGACACCGAGGTGACCGTCGACAACATCGGAATCGCCGGCGTCAACGCCCGCGGCGCGGCCGAGATCTCCGCCCAGAAGGGCCACGACCTGTTCCTCTACAACTGGCCGCCGCCCGTCGTGGAAGAGCAGACGGTGGACATGAAGGACGTCTACCAGGAGGTGGAGCGGAAGTTCGGCAAGCCCATCGAGCTCGGCCTCAAGAGCACCTACAACCCCAAGACCAAGAAGTACTACGCCTTCTCCCCTTCCTTCACTCCCGACCCTGTCAACTACCGCCAGGACCTCTTCGGGCAGGTCGGCATGGCCGGCGGCCCGCGCACCTGGGACGAGGTGCGGGTGAAGGGCGCCGAGATCAAGAAGAAGACGGGGATGCCGGTGGGCATCGGGCTGGCCAACGAGATCGACACGGCCATGGCGCTGCGGACGATCATGTACGCCCACGGCGCCCACGAGCAGGACGAGAAACACAACCTCACGCTTAACTCCAAGCAGACCCTGGAGACCATCAAGTTCGTGAAGGCGCTCTTCCAGGAGGCCATGACTCCCGAGGTCTTCACCTGGGACGCCTCGTCCAACAACCGGGCCATGATCGCGGGCAAGCTGTCGCTGGCGCTCAACGCCATCTCCATCACCCGGACGGCCGAAAAAGACGACCCCGAGATCTCCAAGAAGATCCAGCTCACCAAGGCCCTCAAGGGACCGGTTCGGGCCATCGGCCTCGAGCACGTCATGCAGTGCTACGTGATCTGGAAGTTCGCCGAGAACATCGACGGCGCCAAGAAGTTCTTGATCGACTACGTCAGCAACTTCCGCGACGCCTTCGTCGCCGGGCAGTTCTACGATTTCCCCTGCTTCGAGAAGACGGTCCCCGACATCAAGAAGCTCATCGCCAACGACCCCAAGGCCCATCCCGCCGACAAGTACAAGGTGCTGGAGGACGTGCTGTCCTGGGCCACCAACATCGGCTATCCGGGGTACGCCAACGCGGCCATCGACGAGATCTACGGCACGTGGGTGCTCAACGTCATGTTCGCCAAGGCGGCCAGCGGGGCCTCCACGCCCGAGGCGGCCCTGAGCGAAGCCGACGCCCAGTGCAAGCGCATCTACGCCAAGTGGAAGGAGAAGCGCCTCGTCTAA
- the egtD gene encoding L-histidine N(alpha)-methyltransferase → MRYRLERHIDGRTLDRTFADDVRRGLTGRFKSLPPKYFYDATGSALFEAITALPEYYVTRAEEALLRASAADVMQRVGPDEIVELGAGGSTKVGHLIAAHREFLKGLRYVPLDVDPSALGAGARRLLHAYPFLHVHAMVSDFERHLDRVPAWPGRRLVMFLGSTIGNLDAEARHGLLSRIRRLLRDRDRFLLGVDLVKDLSILEPAYADASGVTAAFNRNVLRVVNRRLQAGFDPATFRHLAFYNQAAARIEMHLVAEQAHRVSLPGLGLRVDIDAGESIWTESSYKFTLASTTAMLADAGLTLEHWYTDPGHQVALALAGPG, encoded by the coding sequence GTGCGCTACCGGCTGGAGCGCCACATCGATGGCCGGACTCTCGATCGGACGTTCGCGGACGACGTGCGCCGAGGCCTCACCGGCCGCTTCAAATCCCTGCCCCCGAAATACTTCTACGATGCGACCGGCTCGGCGCTGTTCGAGGCGATCACCGCGCTGCCGGAGTACTACGTCACGAGGGCCGAGGAAGCGTTGCTCCGGGCCAGCGCCGCTGACGTCATGCAGCGGGTGGGGCCCGACGAGATCGTGGAGCTGGGCGCGGGCGGCTCGACCAAGGTCGGCCATCTGATCGCAGCGCACCGGGAGTTCCTGAAAGGGCTGCGCTACGTGCCTCTCGACGTCGATCCTTCCGCGCTCGGCGCGGGCGCCCGCCGCCTGCTCCATGCCTACCCGTTCCTGCACGTGCATGCCATGGTGAGTGACTTCGAGCGCCACCTCGACCGGGTCCCCGCCTGGCCGGGGCGGCGCCTGGTGATGTTTCTGGGCAGCACGATCGGCAACCTGGACGCGGAAGCCCGCCACGGTCTGCTCAGCCGGATTCGCCGGCTGCTCCGCGATCGCGACCGGTTCCTGCTCGGCGTCGACCTCGTCAAGGACCTGAGCATCCTCGAGCCGGCCTACGCGGACGCCAGCGGTGTGACGGCCGCGTTCAACCGCAACGTCCTGCGAGTGGTCAACCGGCGCCTCCAGGCCGGCTTCGATCCGGCCACGTTCCGCCACCTGGCCTTCTACAACCAGGCGGCGGCCCGCATCGAGATGCACCTGGTGGCCGAGCAGGCCCACCGGGTGTCGCTACCCGGCTTGGGCCTCCGGGTCGACATCGACGCCGGCGAGAGCATCTGGACCGAGAGCTCGTACAAGTTCACGCTCGCGTCCACGACCGCGATGCTGGCCGACGCCGGTCTCACGCTGGAACACTGGTACACGGATCCCGGGCACCAGGTGGCCCTCGCGCTGGCCGGCCCCGGCTGA
- a CDS encoding Hsp70 family protein produces MSKVIGIDLGTTNSVVAVMEGGDPVVIPNQEGSRLTPSVVAFTKEGEILVGQVAKRQAITNPENTVVDIHVLQGERPLARDNRTLGRFRLKGIPPAPRGVPQIEVAFDLDANGILNVSAQDKATGKEQRITITASSGLSKQEVERMVREAEAHAEEDARRRQDLELRNQADALVYSSERALQEHGGKLSQSERSTVEQALGGAREALRGDDIERIRRSHDALTRAAQILTGAMQRPQPPGGSEGDVVDAEFRDADEREAR; encoded by the coding sequence ATGAGCAAAGTCATCGGCATCGACCTCGGCACCACCAACTCCGTCGTGGCGGTGATGGAGGGAGGCGACCCCGTCGTCATCCCCAACCAGGAGGGCAGTCGCCTGACGCCCTCGGTGGTGGCCTTCACCAAGGAGGGCGAGATTCTCGTCGGCCAGGTCGCCAAGCGTCAGGCCATCACGAACCCCGAGAACACGGTGGTCGACATCCACGTCCTGCAGGGGGAGCGGCCTCTGGCTCGCGACAACCGCACGTTGGGCCGGTTCCGGCTGAAGGGCATTCCGCCAGCCCCCCGGGGCGTGCCGCAGATCGAGGTGGCATTCGACCTCGACGCCAACGGCATCCTCAACGTGTCGGCCCAGGACAAAGCCACCGGCAAGGAACAGCGCATCACCATCACCGCCTCGTCCGGGCTCAGCAAGCAAGAGGTGGAGCGGATGGTGCGGGAGGCCGAGGCCCACGCCGAGGAAGACGCGCGGCGCCGGCAGGACCTCGAACTGCGCAACCAGGCGGACGCGCTCGTGTACTCGAGCGAGCGCGCGCTGCAGGAGCACGGTGGCAAGCTCTCTCAGAGCGAGCGCAGCACGGTCGAGCAGGCCCTGGGCGGGGCCCGAGAGGCTCTCCGGGGAGACGACATCGAGCGCATCCGGCGGTCCCACGACGCGCTGACTCGCGCGGCCCAGATCCTGACGGGAGCCATGCAGCGCCCGCAGCCGCCCGGCGGGTCCGAGGGGGACGTGGTGGACGCCGAGTTCCGAGACGCCGACGAGCGGGAGGCCCGCTAG
- a CDS encoding ArsR family transcriptional regulator: MAEVPRIDVEEARRRVAAGQALLVCAYPEEAKCNSMKLEGSLTLSQLQARLPSVAKDQDLIFYCA; the protein is encoded by the coding sequence ATGGCGGAGGTTCCCCGCATCGATGTCGAGGAGGCCCGCCGTCGGGTGGCGGCAGGACAGGCGCTCCTGGTCTGCGCGTACCCGGAGGAGGCGAAGTGCAATAGCATGAAGCTCGAGGGCAGCCTCACGCTCTCGCAGTTGCAGGCCCGCCTGCCGTCCGTCGCCAAGGATCAGGATCTCATCTTCTACTGCGCGTGA
- a CDS encoding helix-turn-helix transcriptional regulator → MRGGVRRSRNGARSSSRRTTGESAMLGGVPAGMVADRPPPRTAANPGRGALHFLQLLCTNAWRCYAAAPRGGGVSWSTSSGCWTAWTSWSSRCTSTPAAPNRCATPAESTALGQSPIEFLKSLRLARAAQLLTHTDLPVKSVAARVGYSSRSSFTRAFVAHHRAGPTAFRIAAAHPEPRPPIRGTYMPMPGAEVA, encoded by the coding sequence ATGCGCGGCGGTGTCCGCCGGTCCCGAAATGGTGCCCGATCCTCGTCCCGGCGAACAACCGGGGAAAGCGCGATGCTCGGAGGCGTGCCGGCGGGGATGGTCGCCGATCGTCCCCCGCCTCGCACGGCTGCTAACCCGGGAAGAGGCGCCCTGCACTTCTTACAACTGCTTTGCACAAACGCCTGGCGTTGCTACGCTGCGGCCCCGCGCGGAGGGGGAGTGTCATGGTCCACGTCGAGCGGCTGCTGGACGGCCTGGACGTCGTGGTCGAGCCGATGCACGTCCACGCCGGCCGCCCCGAATCGTTGCGCGACGCCCGCCGAGTCGACAGCGTTGGGGCAATCGCCGATCGAGTTTCTGAAGTCACTCCGGCTTGCTCGCGCCGCGCAGCTCCTCACCCATACCGATCTACCGGTAAAGAGCGTCGCCGCCCGGGTTGGCTATTCCAGCCGCAGCTCGTTCACTCGCGCCTTCGTCGCCCACCACAGGGCGGGGCCGACGGCCTTTCGAATCGCCGCCGCACACCCCGAGCCGCGACCGCCGATCCGCGGGACCTATATGCCTATGCCGGGTGCAGAAGTCGCGTGA
- a CDS encoding sugar ABC transporter permease, giving the protein MLDRPEWLGPLMIAPAVLYIVFVVGFPFVLAILYAFSDVTVGSRSLDFVGFKHFTEVLETPKFQTALKNTFVFAITSQVLVMVLGTILALALSLNFRGKWFVRLLLLLPWVAPISLGTIGWLWILDSTYSVINWTLEYLGFIGPGDWLMFLGVPHLAMGSVIAIHVWRILPLAAVILLAGLTSIPHDIHDAAQVDGARFLRHFFQVTLPLIRPIMLVAGLFGLVFAFTDMIVIFVLTRGGPYDTTQVLSTLAFFTGIQGGDLAEGAAIALFLFPLLLAVAIVFLRVARRTEVT; this is encoded by the coding sequence ATCCTGGACCGGCCCGAGTGGCTGGGGCCCCTGATGATCGCCCCGGCGGTGCTCTACATCGTCTTCGTGGTGGGCTTTCCCTTCGTGCTGGCGATCCTCTATGCCTTCAGCGACGTCACCGTGGGCAGCCGGAGCCTGGACTTCGTGGGCTTCAAGCACTTTACCGAAGTGTTGGAGACGCCCAAGTTCCAGACGGCGCTCAAGAACACGTTCGTCTTCGCCATCACCTCCCAGGTCCTGGTGATGGTGCTGGGCACGATCCTGGCCCTGGCGTTGTCGCTGAACTTCCGCGGCAAGTGGTTCGTGCGCCTGCTGCTGCTGTTGCCGTGGGTGGCGCCCATCTCGCTGGGAACCATCGGCTGGCTCTGGATCCTGGACTCCACGTACAGCGTCATCAACTGGACGCTGGAGTACCTGGGGTTCATCGGCCCCGGCGACTGGCTCATGTTCCTGGGCGTGCCTCACCTGGCCATGGGCTCGGTGATCGCCATCCACGTCTGGCGCATCCTGCCCCTGGCCGCGGTCATCTTGTTAGCCGGGCTGACCTCGATCCCCCACGACATCCACGACGCCGCCCAGGTGGACGGCGCCCGGTTCCTGCGCCACTTCTTCCAGGTCACCCTGCCCCTGATCCGGCCGATCATGCTGGTGGCCGGGCTCTTCGGGCTCGTCTTCGCCTTCACCGACATGATCGTCATCTTCGTGCTCACGCGCGGGGGGCCCTACGACACCACCCAGGTGCTGTCGACGCTGGCCTTCTTCACGGGCATCCAGGGCGGGGACCTGGCCGAGGGCGCCGCCATTGCCCTGTTCCTCTTCCCGTTGCTCCTGGCCGTGGCCATCGTGTTCTTGCGAGTCGCCCGGCGCACCGAGGTCACCTGA
- a CDS encoding DUF1931 family protein, giving the protein MESREHLESAVDYGSGWVRAFLNRASGLTFDDAQEAQITALAERKLVDLFDRAGEVAIANGRERILHHDLAPSMSWCGPRCPA; this is encoded by the coding sequence GTGGAGTCTCGCGAACATCTCGAGTCGGCGGTGGATTACGGATCCGGTTGGGTGCGGGCGTTTCTCAATCGCGCCAGCGGCCTGACCTTCGACGACGCGCAGGAAGCCCAGATCACGGCTCTGGCCGAGCGCAAGCTGGTGGATCTCTTCGATCGGGCCGGAGAGGTGGCCATCGCCAACGGTCGAGAGCGGATCCTGCATCACGACCTGGCCCCGTCGATGAGCTGGTGCGGGCCGAGGTGCCCCGCCTGA